Proteins found in one Brevibacillus brevis genomic segment:
- a CDS encoding sigma-70 family RNA polymerase sigma factor, with protein sequence MNRQLGLVARAKAGDADAFQMLIHQEKTNLYKMAFVYTRNEEDALEIFQETVYKALLSISTLKEEQYFTTWLTRILINSALAYLARKRKVISLSKDMIENVRDTGSVRLEERIDLLEAMEEMEEKYVTVLLLRFYKDYSVKQIAETLDCPEGTVKTNIHRGLTLLKKKLKGEYFDERKNSCL encoded by the coding sequence TTGAATAGACAACTTGGTCTCGTTGCTCGTGCCAAGGCTGGTGATGCTGACGCGTTCCAAATGCTGATTCATCAGGAAAAAACCAATTTGTACAAGATGGCTTTCGTGTATACGCGCAACGAAGAGGATGCACTTGAGATTTTTCAGGAAACGGTCTATAAGGCGTTGCTCTCCATTTCAACCTTAAAGGAAGAGCAGTATTTTACCACATGGTTGACACGCATTTTGATCAACTCGGCGCTTGCCTATTTGGCTAGGAAACGCAAGGTAATTTCACTTAGCAAAGACATGATTGAAAATGTGCGGGATACAGGAAGCGTAAGGCTCGAGGAACGGATCGATCTGCTGGAAGCAATGGAAGAGATGGAAGAAAAGTATGTAACGGTACTGCTGCTAAGGTTTTACAAGGACTACTCCGTAAAACAAATCGCCGAAACGCTGGATTGTCCGGAAGGCACTGTAAAAACGAATATTCACAGAGGATTGACGCTATTAAAAAAGAAACTAAAAGGGGAGTATTTCGATGAGAGAAAAAATTCATGCCTATAA
- the fabF gene encoding beta-ketoacyl-ACP synthase II, which translates to MEKVVVTGMGVISPIGNTVNQFWNSLVQGKSGISPIDTFDTARNKTKIAGLVRDFDPVERFGRKESRRMDRFCQFALAAAEEALEDAELRLDELDRERIGVYVGSGIGGVGTLLEQHDVLRERGPERVSPTLVPMLISNMAAAMISIKYGLYGPTMSPVTACSIGNTSIGEAFRLIRAGGADVVIAGGSEAAVTDISLASFSNATALSTRNDDPPAASRPFDAKRDGFVMAEGAGIVILESESHAKKRNARMYAEVIGYGASSDAYHMVATHPEGIGPYRAMKWALQEAGVQPTDVDVISAHATSTEIGDRSETLAIKKLFGDHAYRVPITANKSMTGHMFGAAGGAEAVALIKSLQEGIIPPTINQVERDPECDLDYVPNTARKATLDIGMSNSFGFGGHNAVIVLKKM; encoded by the coding sequence ATGGAAAAAGTCGTTGTCACAGGCATGGGGGTAATCTCCCCGATAGGGAATACAGTGAATCAGTTTTGGAACAGTCTCGTGCAAGGGAAGTCTGGTATCTCGCCTATTGATACTTTTGATACAGCACGCAATAAAACGAAAATCGCAGGTTTGGTGCGAGATTTTGATCCGGTAGAGCGGTTTGGGCGCAAAGAATCGCGGCGAATGGACCGCTTTTGCCAGTTTGCCCTTGCTGCTGCAGAAGAAGCGCTAGAGGATGCTGAGCTTCGGCTGGACGAGTTGGACCGCGAGCGCATCGGGGTATATGTAGGCTCTGGCATCGGTGGGGTAGGGACGCTCCTCGAGCAGCATGACGTTCTTCGTGAACGAGGTCCTGAGCGGGTCAGTCCGACGCTGGTTCCCATGCTCATCTCCAACATGGCCGCAGCGATGATCAGCATCAAGTACGGTCTTTACGGGCCGACGATGTCACCTGTTACGGCGTGCTCGATTGGGAATACGTCCATCGGTGAGGCTTTCCGGCTCATTCGGGCGGGCGGAGCGGATGTCGTCATCGCAGGAGGGTCTGAGGCCGCAGTGACGGATATATCTCTCGCCAGCTTTAGCAATGCGACGGCATTGTCCACAAGAAATGATGATCCACCAGCAGCGAGTCGGCCATTTGATGCCAAGCGGGATGGGTTTGTCATGGCAGAAGGTGCCGGAATTGTGATTTTGGAATCGGAATCACACGCCAAGAAAAGAAACGCACGCATGTATGCCGAAGTGATTGGCTATGGGGCAAGCTCTGATGCCTACCACATGGTGGCGACACATCCGGAAGGAATCGGTCCCTACCGTGCGATGAAATGGGCCCTCCAGGAAGCAGGGGTGCAACCGACAGACGTCGATGTCATCAGCGCGCACGCAACCAGCACAGAAATCGGGGACCGTTCCGAGACATTGGCTATCAAAAAGCTGTTTGGCGACCATGCGTACCGTGTACCGATCACCGCCAACAAATCGATGACGGGTCATATGTTTGGTGCAGCAGGAGGGGCGGAGGCGGTCGCTCTGATCAAGAGCTTGCAGGAAGGAATCATTCCCCCTACGATCAATCAGGTGGAGCGTGACCCTGAATGCGATCTGGACTATGTGCCAAATACAGCGCGCAAAGCCACGCTTGACATCGGCATGTCCAATTCCTTTGGCTTTGGCGGTCACAACGCAGTCATTGTGCTGAAAAAAATGTAA
- a CDS encoding helix-turn-helix transcriptional regulator — protein sequence MNQQTRLQALSTFLKAQRAKILPQSVGLAPGTRRRTPGLRREEVAQLAGVSSTWYTWLEQGRDIKVSPSVLDAVARALQLTVDERKYLYALALETGTGVGQDVQKEDEPPKINPALKRILKELRSCPTIISDRRSHIVGWNEAAAHVFLDFEQIPYEERNLIRLVFTRKELRRLAVNWEHFVSGFLAIFRANYGQYVEDEWYEQFLSEMRQVHPDFHELWEQSRVSSAPEVLLEFRHAKAGKMLFHLTSLQVSGSADLRCSIYTPDPNSATETKLRQLIDRPVTSGKP from the coding sequence ATGAATCAGCAAACACGTTTGCAGGCACTGTCTACTTTTTTGAAAGCGCAGCGCGCCAAAATCCTGCCACAATCGGTCGGGCTGGCTCCTGGGACACGCAGAAGAACACCTGGGCTACGAAGAGAAGAAGTTGCTCAACTCGCGGGGGTTAGCTCCACCTGGTATACATGGCTGGAACAAGGCCGCGATATCAAGGTCTCGCCATCCGTTCTGGATGCGGTAGCGAGAGCCCTGCAGCTTACCGTCGATGAGCGAAAATATTTGTATGCGCTGGCACTGGAGACAGGCACTGGAGTAGGGCAAGACGTGCAAAAAGAAGATGAACCGCCGAAGATCAATCCTGCCCTCAAACGAATCTTAAAAGAGTTGCGCTCATGTCCAACCATCATTTCAGATCGGCGCAGTCATATAGTCGGCTGGAACGAGGCAGCGGCGCATGTCTTTCTCGATTTTGAACAAATCCCTTATGAAGAGCGCAATTTGATCCGCCTGGTGTTTACGCGAAAGGAATTACGGCGGCTGGCCGTGAACTGGGAGCATTTCGTCAGCGGCTTTCTCGCGATTTTTCGCGCCAATTACGGTCAGTATGTAGAGGACGAGTGGTACGAGCAGTTTTTAAGCGAAATGCGACAGGTTCATCCCGACTTTCACGAGCTTTGGGAGCAAAGCCGCGTCAGCTCAGCACCGGAGGTTTTACTGGAATTCCGTCATGCGAAGGCAGGGAAAATGCTCTTTCATCTGACTTCGCTGCAAGTTTCCGGGAGCGCGGATTTGCGGTGCAGCATTTACACGCCTGACCCGAATTCTGCCACGGAGACAAAGTTGCGGCAGTTGATTGATCGGCCTGTTACTTCTGGCAAACCTTGA
- the cimA gene encoding citramalate synthase yields the protein MNSKVYLYDTTLRDGTQGEGISLSVEDKIKIALRLDQFGIDFIEGGWPGSNPKDMAFFERIREISLQHAKVTAFGSTCRPNVAAPDDDNLQALILSGASAAAIFGKSWDLHVTDALKTTLEENVRMVADSVAFLKENGLTTLFLAEHFFDGYKANPRYALRVLEAAEEAGADWIVLCDTNGGTLPHEVYDIVKTTVGHLRTPVGIHPHNDSGVAVANALAAIQAGAQQVQGTINGIGERCGNVNLISVVPNLQLKLGYHCVSTDQLQELTQLSRYVAEIANMTMPNNQPFVGYSAFAHKGGIHVSAVMRDPKTYEHIEPENIGNKRRVLVSELAGQSNLLAKMEELEIDLSLDRQKAREIITHIKEREFQGYQYEGAEASLTLMLLEASGKLKNLFKLDSFKIMLEKAAVQSITSEATVKLRVNGESVHTAADGNGPVNALDNAMRKALEGYYPCIAKMQLEDYKVRVLDENGATAAKVRVLIESSSNGEKWSTVGVSTNVIEASWEALADSIRYLLWKEGCEEVGSLASSGTRVGIVNH from the coding sequence ATGAATAGCAAGGTGTATCTGTATGATACGACCCTGCGAGATGGTACGCAGGGAGAGGGGATCAGCCTGTCAGTAGAAGACAAGATAAAGATCGCACTGCGGCTGGACCAGTTTGGTATCGATTTTATTGAAGGCGGTTGGCCGGGCAGCAATCCAAAGGACATGGCTTTTTTTGAGCGTATCCGGGAGATTTCGCTGCAGCACGCGAAGGTAACGGCTTTTGGCAGTACCTGTAGACCGAATGTAGCAGCGCCGGATGATGACAATCTGCAAGCGTTGATCTTAAGCGGAGCCTCGGCAGCCGCGATCTTCGGGAAATCATGGGATTTGCACGTGACAGATGCTCTGAAGACGACATTGGAAGAAAACGTGCGCATGGTCGCTGATTCGGTCGCATTTTTAAAAGAAAACGGACTGACGACTCTCTTTTTGGCTGAGCATTTCTTCGATGGGTACAAGGCGAATCCGCGCTACGCATTGCGGGTGCTGGAAGCAGCAGAAGAGGCTGGGGCTGACTGGATTGTTCTCTGTGATACAAATGGCGGGACACTGCCGCATGAAGTCTATGATATTGTCAAAACGACTGTGGGCCATCTGCGGACGCCTGTAGGCATTCATCCGCATAATGACAGTGGAGTGGCAGTTGCCAATGCACTAGCTGCGATTCAGGCTGGCGCACAGCAAGTGCAAGGAACGATTAACGGCATCGGTGAGCGCTGCGGGAATGTCAATTTGATCTCTGTGGTTCCGAATTTGCAGCTCAAGCTGGGCTATCATTGTGTGAGCACTGATCAATTGCAGGAGCTGACACAGCTGTCTCGCTATGTAGCGGAAATTGCCAACATGACCATGCCGAACAATCAGCCGTTTGTCGGGTACAGTGCTTTTGCTCACAAGGGTGGTATTCACGTAAGCGCCGTTATGCGCGACCCGAAAACGTACGAGCACATCGAGCCAGAAAACATCGGCAACAAACGCCGCGTACTCGTCTCAGAACTCGCAGGACAAAGCAATTTGCTCGCCAAAATGGAAGAGCTCGAGATCGACCTCTCGCTGGATCGCCAAAAGGCGAGAGAAATCATCACACACATCAAAGAGCGCGAATTCCAAGGCTATCAATACGAGGGAGCAGAGGCTTCACTGACGCTGATGCTGCTGGAAGCCTCCGGCAAGCTGAAGAACCTGTTCAAACTAGACTCCTTCAAAATCATGCTGGAAAAGGCAGCCGTCCAATCGATCACGTCGGAGGCGACCGTGAAGTTGCGGGTGAACGGGGAGTCTGTCCATACGGCTGCTGATGGCAATGGTCCGGTGAATGCACTGGACAATGCAATGCGAAAAGCATTGGAAGGCTACTATCCATGCATTGCAAAAATGCAGCTGGAAGATTACAAAGTGCGTGTCCTGGACGAAAATGGCGCGACTGCCGCAAAAGTACGTGTCCTGATCGAATCCTCGAGCAACGGGGAAAAGTGGAGCACAGTCGGCGTCTCTACCAACGTCATTGAAGCGAGCTGGGAAGCGCTGGCAGACAGTATCCGTTACTTGCTGTGGAAAGAAGGCTGCGAGGAAGTCGGAAGCCTTGCTTCCTCCGGGACGCGCGTAGGAATTGTGAATCATTAA
- a CDS encoding alpha/beta hydrolase, giving the protein MQKQSFSIALDEQLTLRGDIHTEEAAGSEQPLLLFCHGFKGFKDWGSFPYVADELAKQGITTIRFNFSCNGVGESLTEFDELEKFGRNTYARELADLQALTERILSGELPLPDYVDKTKLYVLGHSKGGGDAILFGANNPHVAGIVTWNGIAHVDLFDEKLRRQIEETGVGYIANARTGQDMPITRVVIEDVDNNREQYDILKLVSTMEQPLCIITGEKDYVRLVEGAKRIHQAAKNSELHWIEGGDHTFNTRHPFAGTSTPLEAAIKQTVAFVRTPRT; this is encoded by the coding sequence ATGCAAAAGCAATCCTTTTCCATCGCACTCGATGAGCAGTTGACGCTTCGCGGAGATATTCATACGGAGGAAGCGGCAGGCTCAGAACAGCCACTACTGCTGTTTTGCCATGGCTTTAAAGGCTTCAAGGATTGGGGAAGCTTTCCCTACGTAGCCGATGAGCTGGCCAAGCAAGGCATTACCACGATTCGCTTTAATTTTAGCTGCAATGGCGTAGGGGAGAGCTTGACGGAGTTCGACGAGCTGGAGAAATTCGGACGCAATACATATGCCCGCGAACTGGCTGATTTGCAAGCGTTGACGGAACGGATTTTGTCAGGCGAGCTACCGTTACCCGATTACGTGGACAAAACGAAGCTGTATGTATTGGGACACAGCAAGGGCGGCGGTGACGCGATTTTATTCGGAGCAAACAACCCGCATGTGGCAGGGATTGTGACCTGGAACGGAATCGCTCATGTCGATTTGTTCGACGAGAAGCTGCGCAGACAAATAGAAGAGACTGGTGTCGGATACATAGCGAATGCGCGGACTGGTCAAGATATGCCAATCACGAGAGTCGTGATCGAGGACGTGGATAACAATCGAGAGCAATACGATATTTTGAAACTTGTCTCTACGATGGAGCAACCACTGTGCATCATCACAGGAGAAAAAGATTATGTCCGTCTGGTAGAGGGTGCAAAAAGAATTCATCAGGCTGCCAAAAACAGCGAGCTGCACTGGATAGAAGGCGGAGATCATACATTTAACACGCGTCATCCGTTTGCGGGAACATCGACTCCGTTGGAAGCTGCAATCAAGCAAACCGTCGCATTTGTCCGCACCCCACGGACATAG
- a CDS encoding YheC/YheD family protein: MRKRIGVLTYRGESGFVEPGYLRRLVKEGREMGAEVFLFSPQDVRLEEKRINGYVPDGTKWRRERFAWPDIVIDRYRYYPLPKHRAYLPFRKQDWFRYANNRFSNKYVVHQILIQDPDLQRWLPETLPYDRKTLATMLADHRLVYLKPTNGTGGRSILRVEKQAGRYLLHGRTKQQAKSCEKLATLTEVCERLEHWMNKEKSGNEQFFLQQGLRLSLVPKRTVDARMLVQKDGKGQWCLTGMGIRVGPIQSSTSNLHGGGTALPAVSFLVKRFGREKAERIVLECRELAIKTVKRIEEHFGLMMEFGFDLGIDVHGRVWIIEINPKPGREIFKQMRQHKRYATAVRRPLEYALYLVNKNNAVN; the protein is encoded by the coding sequence GTGAGAAAACGGATAGGCGTACTGACCTACCGAGGAGAATCAGGCTTTGTCGAGCCCGGCTATTTGCGAAGGCTGGTTAAGGAAGGAAGAGAAATGGGGGCAGAGGTTTTTTTATTTAGCCCACAAGATGTCCGTTTGGAAGAAAAGCGGATCAACGGTTATGTACCAGATGGTACGAAGTGGAGACGAGAGCGTTTTGCCTGGCCCGACATCGTCATTGATCGTTATCGCTACTATCCATTGCCCAAGCATCGTGCCTATTTGCCATTTCGCAAGCAAGACTGGTTTCGTTATGCGAATAACCGTTTCTCGAACAAATATGTCGTACATCAGATTTTGATACAAGATCCTGATCTGCAGCGCTGGCTTCCCGAAACACTCCCCTACGACAGAAAAACGCTTGCTACGATGCTTGCCGATCATCGTCTGGTTTATCTCAAGCCGACAAACGGCACTGGTGGCAGAAGTATACTGCGTGTGGAGAAACAAGCAGGTCGCTACCTTTTGCATGGCAGGACCAAGCAGCAAGCCAAAAGCTGCGAAAAACTGGCGACGCTCACAGAGGTGTGCGAGCGGCTGGAGCATTGGATGAACAAGGAGAAGAGCGGAAACGAGCAGTTTTTTCTTCAACAGGGGCTACGGTTGTCACTGGTTCCCAAGCGAACAGTAGATGCTCGCATGCTTGTGCAAAAGGACGGGAAAGGTCAGTGGTGTTTGACCGGGATGGGCATTCGCGTTGGGCCGATACAATCGTCCACCTCCAATTTGCATGGAGGGGGAACCGCTTTGCCTGCTGTTTCCTTTTTGGTCAAACGATTTGGTCGGGAAAAGGCAGAGCGGATTGTGCTGGAATGCAGGGAGCTCGCGATCAAGACTGTCAAACGCATTGAAGAGCATTTCGGCCTGATGATGGAGTTTGGCTTTGATCTGGGGATTGATGTTCATGGCAGGGTTTGGATTATCGAAATCAATCCGAAGCCAGGGAGAGAAATTTTCAAGCAGATGCGTCAGCACAAGCGATATGCGACGGCGGTTCGGCGGCCGTTGGAGTATGCGTTGTACCTTGTTAATAAAAACAATGCAGTGAACTAA
- a CDS encoding M20 metallopeptidase family protein, with the protein MALQEQLKELLKEMEPQIISWRRHLHQHPELSFQEEKTPALIAEILRGLRFDEVRTGVGGRGVIGVLRGGSPGRVVALRADFDALPIQDQKEVPYKSTVPGVMHACGHDAHTSQLLGLAFVLAANREQFAGEIRFVFQHAEEENPGGATQMVEDGAVDGVDAIFGVHLWSMFPVGKVFISAGPLMANTDDFSIEIKGKGGHGAVPEETVDSIVIGSQIVGHLQTIASRNVSPLESVVVTVGTFNGGDSTNIIADSCRLTGTVRSFLPDVRDRAEQRLTEIAEGTAAMMGGSATVVYERGYPAVINHERETAIAREAAIAAFGAGRVESMKPLMGGEDFSYYLEKVPGAYLFVGAGNPEKLATYPHHHPRFDIDEDAMLIAGELLGRTALHYLETHKR; encoded by the coding sequence ATGGCCTTGCAGGAACAATTAAAAGAGCTGCTCAAAGAAATGGAGCCGCAAATCATTAGCTGGAGGCGTCATCTGCACCAGCATCCCGAGCTTTCCTTTCAAGAGGAGAAGACTCCAGCGCTTATTGCCGAAATATTAAGAGGACTTCGCTTCGATGAGGTTCGCACAGGCGTTGGCGGTAGAGGAGTCATCGGTGTTTTGCGCGGAGGGAGCCCGGGTAGGGTCGTCGCGTTGCGTGCGGATTTTGACGCGCTGCCGATTCAAGATCAAAAAGAAGTACCGTATAAATCTACTGTACCTGGTGTCATGCATGCGTGTGGTCATGATGCGCACACGTCCCAGCTATTAGGACTCGCTTTTGTTTTGGCAGCAAATCGTGAGCAGTTTGCCGGTGAGATTCGCTTTGTCTTTCAGCATGCGGAAGAGGAAAATCCGGGCGGAGCAACCCAAATGGTTGAGGATGGGGCTGTAGATGGCGTCGATGCGATCTTTGGCGTTCATCTCTGGTCGATGTTCCCTGTAGGAAAGGTATTCATTAGTGCGGGTCCGCTCATGGCGAATACGGACGACTTTTCCATCGAGATCAAAGGTAAAGGGGGACACGGTGCTGTTCCAGAAGAAACTGTCGACTCCATTGTGATCGGTTCGCAAATCGTCGGTCATCTGCAAACGATTGCCAGCCGCAACGTCAGCCCATTAGAAAGTGTGGTCGTGACTGTGGGAACGTTCAACGGCGGAGACAGTACGAACATCATCGCAGATAGCTGTCGTTTGACAGGGACTGTCCGCTCCTTTTTGCCAGACGTCCGCGATCGAGCGGAGCAGCGCCTGACAGAAATTGCGGAAGGGACAGCTGCCATGATGGGAGGAAGCGCTACAGTTGTCTACGAGCGAGGGTATCCAGCTGTCATTAACCATGAAAGAGAAACAGCTATCGCCCGGGAAGCAGCCATTGCCGCATTTGGAGCTGGTCGTGTGGAATCGATGAAGCCGTTGATGGGTGGCGAGGACTTTTCGTACTACTTGGAAAAGGTGCCCGGCGCTTACTTGTTCGTAGGGGCAGGCAATCCGGAAAAGCTGGCGACATATCCCCACCATCATCCCCGCTTCGATATCGACGAGGATGCCATGCTGATTGCAGGCGAGCTCTTGGGACGAACAGCACTGCATTATTTGGAAACACATAAACGATAA
- a CDS encoding histidinol phosphate phosphatase domain-containing protein has translation MKVDFHVHLEEGPYSLDWLLKQAESLRPLVEHAEVSGSRKWASMLTNGLAERLQQGPYSRDWLELYRLRAKQAGIQQVCVVEHLYRFLEYQSYYEQHVHIGSDRLGTAQRKWLSQVANDSLDSFVVFLQKERLRWAEDGIELRVGIELDYFSGGEETLRHVINQYPWDVCIGAVHFLEGWGYPIHDARERFGRQELIGLYSLYFDKLEQAIKSQLFDVIAHIDGIKAFGVRPDETALLPYYQRVARTLGRMGIATEINTGYGLASQLREFSPSYRFLEILFQNEVPITLASSATAPDQVGQQLDEARAQLKRVGYTSFAVFEKRKRSMLALD, from the coding sequence GTGAAGGTAGACTTTCACGTCCATCTGGAGGAAGGGCCGTATTCGCTGGACTGGTTGCTGAAGCAAGCGGAATCATTGCGCCCCCTCGTGGAGCATGCCGAAGTGAGTGGGAGTCGAAAATGGGCAAGTATGCTGACCAATGGGTTGGCAGAGCGGCTTCAACAAGGACCGTATTCACGGGATTGGCTTGAATTGTATCGATTACGTGCTAAACAGGCTGGGATTCAGCAAGTTTGTGTGGTCGAGCACTTATACCGCTTTCTTGAGTACCAGTCGTACTACGAACAGCATGTGCACATCGGCTCTGATCGTTTGGGGACAGCGCAGCGCAAATGGCTGAGTCAGGTCGCAAACGACTCACTGGACAGCTTTGTTGTTTTCCTGCAAAAAGAGCGGCTTCGTTGGGCGGAGGATGGGATTGAGCTGCGTGTGGGAATTGAATTGGACTATTTTTCAGGTGGAGAAGAGACGCTGCGGCATGTCATCAATCAATATCCTTGGGATGTATGTATAGGAGCCGTGCATTTTCTGGAAGGCTGGGGCTATCCGATCCACGATGCACGAGAACGCTTTGGAAGACAGGAGCTCATCGGATTGTATAGCCTTTATTTTGACAAGCTGGAGCAGGCGATCAAATCTCAATTATTCGATGTCATCGCCCATATCGATGGCATCAAAGCGTTTGGTGTAAGACCGGATGAAACTGCACTATTACCCTATTATCAGCGTGTGGCCCGGACTCTTGGACGAATGGGGATTGCGACGGAAATCAATACAGGCTACGGTTTGGCGAGTCAGCTCCGAGAATTTTCGCCCAGCTATCGTTTTCTGGAAATTTTGTTTCAGAATGAGGTGCCCATCACTTTGGCATCTAGTGCTACTGCGCCTGATCAAGTCGGTCAGCAGTTGGACGAGGCTCGAGCGCAGTTGAAACGGGTAGGCTATACGAGCTTTGCCGTTTTTGAAAAACGAAAACGCAGCATGCTCGCTCTGGATTAG
- a CDS encoding dihydrofolate reductase, which translates to MISLIVAYARNQVIGKDGDMPWHLPADLKNVKELTTGKTIVMGRKTFESIGKPLPNRRNVVLTRSHDFHPEGVDVVHTKEEVLAMGDVIIFGGSEIYRQFLDVVDRLYITEIDLETEGDTFFPAWDRDAYTLVNKREGIVDEKNVHPHAFYVYERKNS; encoded by the coding sequence ATGATCAGCCTGATTGTTGCCTATGCTCGCAACCAAGTCATCGGAAAAGATGGCGACATGCCGTGGCACCTTCCCGCCGACTTGAAAAATGTGAAAGAATTAACGACAGGCAAAACGATTGTGATGGGACGCAAAACGTTCGAATCGATTGGGAAGCCTCTGCCTAACCGCAGAAATGTCGTGCTGACGCGCAGCCATGACTTTCACCCTGAAGGTGTAGATGTCGTCCATACGAAGGAAGAAGTGCTAGCCATGGGTGATGTTATCATCTTTGGCGGCTCGGAAATTTATCGCCAGTTTCTCGATGTCGTTGATCGTCTGTACATTACAGAGATCGATTTGGAAACGGAGGGCGATACGTTTTTCCCGGCATGGGATCGCGATGCTTACACCTTGGTGAACAAGCGTGAGGGTATCGTGGATGAGAAGAACGTTCACCCGCATGCGTTTTACGTGTATGAGCGAAAAAATAGCTAA
- a CDS encoding thymidylate synthase, protein MKQYLDLCQRILDEGVTKEDRTGTGTTSVFGHQMRFDLSEGFPMVTTKKLHMKSIIHELLWFLSGDTNVRYLQENGVRIWNEWADENGDLGPVYGSQWRSFTGRDGKTVDQIQWVIDEIKRNPDSRRLIVSAWNPAELDKMALPPCHLLFQFYVANGKLSCQLYQRSGDTFLGVPFNIASYALLTHMVAHVTGLEVGDFVHTIGDAHLYLNHIEQVKLQLTREPKPLPKLVLNPEVTSIFDFKYEDIEIVGYESHPHIKGEVAV, encoded by the coding sequence ATGAAACAATACCTGGATTTATGCCAGCGCATTTTGGATGAGGGTGTCACAAAAGAGGATCGGACAGGCACCGGAACGACCAGTGTTTTTGGGCATCAGATGCGTTTTGACTTGAGTGAAGGCTTTCCCATGGTCACGACGAAAAAGCTGCACATGAAATCGATCATCCACGAACTGCTCTGGTTTTTATCGGGAGATACCAATGTCAGATATTTGCAGGAAAACGGCGTGCGGATCTGGAACGAATGGGCCGATGAAAACGGAGATTTGGGCCCGGTATACGGGAGCCAATGGCGTTCTTTTACTGGGCGCGACGGCAAAACAGTGGACCAAATTCAATGGGTCATTGATGAGATCAAACGCAATCCGGACTCTCGCCGCTTGATCGTTAGCGCGTGGAATCCGGCTGAATTGGACAAGATGGCATTGCCGCCTTGTCACCTGCTGTTCCAGTTTTATGTAGCGAACGGCAAGCTGTCCTGCCAGCTGTATCAACGCAGTGGCGACACATTTTTGGGTGTGCCGTTTAATATCGCTTCCTACGCGTTGCTGACGCATATGGTAGCGCATGTCACCGGGCTTGAAGTGGGCGATTTTGTTCATACGATTGGAGACGCTCATCTGTATCTCAACCATATCGAGCAGGTCAAGCTCCAGCTCACCCGCGAGCCGAAACCACTGCCAAAGCTCGTGCTCAATCCGGAAGTGACTTCCATTTTTGACTTCAAATACGAAGATATTGAAATCGTCGGCTACGAATCCCATCCCCACATCAAAGGTGAGGTGGCCGTATGA